From Mycobacterium cookii:
GCGACCATGGGCAGCCGTCGTCGCTGCGCGGCAATTGCGTCGAGTTCGCGGGTGGCCGCCTTCTCCCGGACGCGCAGAGCCTCCAATTCGCGCCGCCAGACCTGCTCGTCCACCACGGGCGGCAATCCTGCGGTTGTCACAACAATCCCCTCCGATGTCGATATTTACGCCGTCAACATGCTAATGTTCACACCGTACACTTCGGCTTCGGGGAGGGTCAAGAGATGGCGACCTTGAAGACCGGCTATCACCATGGGGACCTGCGCGCAGCGTTGATCGATGCCGGCCTGGCGCTCACGCGGACCGGCGGCCCGGACGCGCTGACCATCCGGGAAGCGACTCGGCGAGTTGGCGTTTCACCCAACGCCGCATACCGGCACTTTGCCGATCGTGAGGCTCTGCTCGGCGCGGTTGCGGTGGCCATCCAGCACCGGATGGCGGCGCAGATGCAGCGCCGGCCACTCCGGCACGCATCTGACCGGCTGCGCGCGGTCGGGATGGGTTACATCAAATTCGCGCTGGACGAGCCGGGATGGTTCGGCGTGGCCTTTTTCGGAGCCGGACTCGACGAGACAGGCAGCGCGCCGCCGTATCTGGCGCTGGTCGACGCCCTCGACGCCATGGCGGAAGCGAAAGTGCTCACCGCCGAACGACGCGACGGCGCCGAATGGCCATGCTGGTCAGCGGTGCACGGGTTCGCCGAGCTCGCCCTACGCGGACCGCTGCGCCACGCCCGCCGCCGCGACGTCGAAAAACTGGCGCAGCGCACGGTCGATGACATCATCGAGGGCGTCACGCGCCGTGCGTGACGCCGGTAGACCTTGAATGAAGTTCATTAGTTCATTTTTGCTGATTGAAGCTATAGTCTTCATATGGCCTTGATGAAGCATGTGACTTCACCGTGCGGAATGCTGATCGGCGATGTCGTGGGCTCACGGCTGGCCGCCGACCGCGTCGAGCTCCACCGGGCCGTCGCCGCCGCCTTGAAGAGGATCGCCGCCGGCGCAATCGATCCGCCGAGATTCACAGTCGGCGACGAGTTCCAGGGCAGCTATCCGACGGTGGGCGCGGCCATCGATGCCGCGATGTCGTTGCGGCTCTTGGTCGCTCCGAACATCGATGTGCGTTTCGGCATCGGGTGGGGTGCGACCACCGTGCTGGACGCCAAGGCAGGCATCCAGGACGGACCGGGCTGGTGGGCCGCGCGCGACGCGATCGAACAGACCGCTGCGGCGCAGCGGCAGCCCGGCTTCGCACTTACCCGAACGACGTTCCGGACGGCGGAGGACAGTCGCGACGACGTCGCGGCGATCAACGCCGCCCTGTTATGTCGGGACCATCTGCTTGGATCCCTCGATGACCGGTCACTACGGATCCTGAAGGGCTTGATGAGCAACCGGACCAAAAAGGAGCTCGCCGCAGCCGAGGGCATCAGCCCGTCGGCGGTATCACAGCGGGCAAGCCGCGACGGTCTGGACCTGATCGTCGTTGCCGGCCAATATCTCCGGAGCGTGCCGTGAGCGCCGTCGCGGTCCTGCTCATCGCCATCGGGGTCGCCGACGTATGCCGTAGACCGACCCGCGGTGTGTGGCTGCCTGCCGTGGTCGGACCGGTCGTCGTGGCGGTATGTGCGGCGCTCGGCGGGCTGTGGCACCGCGGCGACATCGTGCTCCTCGCGCTGGCAGCGGCAGCGACCGTCGCCTGGCAGATACTGTGCGCGCGCAGCGATCGAACCGATTCGAAGCACTTGGCACCGTTGCTCGTGTTCGGCACATCGCTGGCACTGCTGACGGTCATGTCCGGTTGGGGATGTGAGGCCGGCGGCCTCATCGCGGGATGGTCGAAATGGGTTGCGCTGCCTATCAACAACGTTCGACCGACACGGCTGCTGATGACCATCGGGGTCGTATTGTCACAGTTCGCCACCGGCAATCGACTGGTGCGTCTGGTGCTCGCCTCGGTCGGGGCGGTGCGTCCACTCGGGCAACCGCAACCCTCGGATCAACTCAAGGGCGGACGCCTACTCGGCCCGATGGAGCGTCTGCTGATCCTCAGCCTCGGTGTGGGCGGACAGGTGGCCGCGGCCAGCGCGGTCGTCGCCGCCAAAGGCATCATCCGATTCCCGGAATTGAATGCGCAGAAACGCGGCGCCGACAACGCCACCGGCATCGGTATCGACGAGGTCACCGAGTACTTCTTGGTTGGCAGCTTCGCGAGTTGGTTGCTCGCACTCAGCGGTATGGCGCTGGTGCTGACTACCTGAGACGCAGCCGACTAGAGCCGCTCGATGATGGTGACGTTGGCGGTGCCACCGCCCTCGCACATCGTCTGCAGCCCGTAGCGGCCGCCGGTGCGCTCCAGCTCATTGAGCATCGTGGTGAACAGCTTTGCGCCGGTGGCGCCCAACGGGTGGCCCAGGGCGATCGCGCCGCCGTTGGGGTTCACCTTCTCCGGGTCGGCCTTGATCTCCTTGAGCCAGGCCAACACGACCGGCGCGAACGCCTCGTTGATCTCGACGGTGTCGATGTCGTCGATCGACAGACCGGTCTTCTCCAAGGCATAGCGAGTTGCCGGAATCGGTCCGGTGAGCATGAACACCGGGTCGGCGGCGCGCGCGCTGATGTGGTGGATACGCGCACGCGGCGTCAGTTTGTGGTCCTTGACCGCCTGCTCTGACGCCAGCAGCACGGCGCTGGCGCCGTCGGAGATCTGGCTGGCCATCGCGGCGGTCAACCGACCGCCCTCGACCAACGGCTTGAGGCCGGCCATCTTCTCCAGCGACGACTCGCGCGGACCTTCGTCGACCCGGAACGCGCCGTGTTCGGTTTCCACAGTGATGATCTCGTTGTCGAAGTGGCCGCCGCGGATCGCCGCGAATGCGCGCTCGTGGCTGGTCAGCGCGTACTGCTCCATCTCCTCGCGGGACAGGTTCCACTTCTCGGCGATCAGCTCCGAGCCGCGGAATTGCGAGATTTCCTGGTCGCCGTAGCGGTGCAGCCACTGCTTGGATTCGTTTGTCGGCGAAGTGAATCCGAACTGCTCACCGACCGTCATCGCCGACGAGATGGGGATCTGGCTCATGTTCTGCATGCCACCGGCCACGATCACGTCCGCGGTACCCGCCATGATCGCCTGCGCGCCAAAGGAAATCGCCTGCTGACTCGAGCCACACTGCCGGTCCACGGTGACGCCGGGGACCTCTTCGGGGTAGCCCGCGGCGAGCCAGGACAGCCGGGCGATGTTGCCGGCCTGCGCGCCGATCGCGTCGACGCATCCGGCGATGACGTCCTCGACCGCGGCCGGGTCGATGTCGACCCGGTCGAGCAGTCCACGCCAGCCGAGGGCGCCCAGGTCCACGGGATGCACGCCCGCGAGTGAGCCGTTGCGCTTACCAACCGCGGTGCGCACAGCGTCGATGACGTACGCCTGATTGTTCGAGGCCATATCAACTTCCTTCTTTGGTTATTCCACCTAGGACGATAGCGAGATACTGCTGGCCCACCTGTTCGGCGGTGAGCGGTCCACCGGGCTGATACCAGCGAACCGACACCCAGGTGGTGTCACGGATAAACCGGTAAACCAGGTCGACGTCGAGGTCGGGACGCAAATAGCCCTCTTCGATGCCCTGATGCAGCACGTCGACCCACATCTTGCGCTGTTCTTTGTTCAGGTCCTCGAGGTAGGCGAACCGTGGCTGCGACAGCAGGCGCTTCGCCTCGTCCTGGTAGATGACGACCTGGGCATGCCGGTGTTCGATCGCGTCGAAGGACGCCATGAACAGGCCCTTGAGCCGCTCCAGCGGATTCGACTGCGCCGCAATGATTTCGCGGTAGCGGGCGAACAGCCATTCCAGGAAATTCCGCAGCACCTCGTCGACCATCTCCTCTTTGGACGAGAAGTGGTGATACAGGCTCCCGGAGAGAATGCCCGCACTGTCAGCGATGTCACGCACCGTCGTCGCGCGCAGCCCGCGTTCGGCGAACATCGTCGCGGCGAGCTCCAGTAACTCGTTGCGGCGGCTGTTCGGCGGGCTCAGTTCGGTCATGGGTGCTGGCTCGACACCGAAATCACTTCTCCAGTCAGATAACTGGAGTAGTCACTGGCCAGGAACGCGATGGTGGCGGCGATCTCCCACGGTTCGGCGGCCCGGCCGAAGGCCTCGCCGGCCGACAGTTGATCGAGCAGTTCCGGCGAGCTGGTCTTGTCGAGAAATTTGTGTCGTGCGATGCTCGGCGAGACCGCGTTGATCCGTACCCCGTATTCGACGGCTTCGATTGCGCTGCAACGGGTCAACGCCATCACGCCGGCCTTGGCCGCCGCATAGTGGGACTGCGAGTGCTGAGCGCGCCAGCCGAGCACGCTCGCGTTGTTGACGATGACGCCGCCGTGGCCGGCGTCGCGGAAGTAGCTCAAGGCCGCCCGGGTGGTGCGGAAGACCGAGGTGAGAGTCACGTTCAGCACGCGGTCCCATTCGTCGTCGGTCATGTCGACCACCGGGGTCTGCCCACCCAGACCTGCGTTGTTGACCAGCACGTCGAACCGGCCCATCCGCGCGGTGGTGGATGCGATCAGCGCGTCGACCTGCGCGGTGGACGTGACATCGCACAGCACGCTCTCCACCCGGCCGAGTCCGAGCGCGGTCAACTCGTCGCGGGTCTCACCCAGCCGTCGCTCGTGGTGGTCGGATACCACGACATCGGCGCCTTCGGCCAACGCGCGCCGCGCGGTTGCCGACCCGATACCGGTACCGGCGGCCGCCGTGACGATCACCACCTTGCCATCGAGAAGGCCGTGCCCGGCAACCTCTTTCGGCGCCACGGCTAAGGTCATCGAGCCTCCCTGGGTAGGCCGAGCACACGCTCGGCGATGATGTTGCGCTGAATCTCGTTGGAGCCGCCGTAGATGGTGTCCGCGCGAGTGAACAGGTAAAGCCGCTGCCACTCGTCGAAATCGCCGCCGTCCAGC
This genomic window contains:
- a CDS encoding TetR/AcrR family transcriptional regulator; the protein is MATLKTGYHHGDLRAALIDAGLALTRTGGPDALTIREATRRVGVSPNAAYRHFADREALLGAVAVAIQHRMAAQMQRRPLRHASDRLRAVGMGYIKFALDEPGWFGVAFFGAGLDETGSAPPYLALVDALDAMAEAKVLTAERRDGAEWPCWSAVHGFAELALRGPLRHARRRDVEKLAQRTVDDIIEGVTRRA
- a CDS encoding SatD family protein, yielding MALMKHVTSPCGMLIGDVVGSRLAADRVELHRAVAAALKRIAAGAIDPPRFTVGDEFQGSYPTVGAAIDAAMSLRLLVAPNIDVRFGIGWGATTVLDAKAGIQDGPGWWAARDAIEQTAAAQRQPGFALTRTTFRTAEDSRDDVAAINAALLCRDHLLGSLDDRSLRILKGLMSNRTKKELAAAEGISPSAVSQRASRDGLDLIVVAGQYLRSVP
- the fadA6 gene encoding steroid 3-ketoacyl-CoA thiolase FadA6, whose amino-acid sequence is MASNNQAYVIDAVRTAVGKRNGSLAGVHPVDLGALGWRGLLDRVDIDPAAVEDVIAGCVDAIGAQAGNIARLSWLAAGYPEEVPGVTVDRQCGSSQQAISFGAQAIMAGTADVIVAGGMQNMSQIPISSAMTVGEQFGFTSPTNESKQWLHRYGDQEISQFRGSELIAEKWNLSREEMEQYALTSHERAFAAIRGGHFDNEIITVETEHGAFRVDEGPRESSLEKMAGLKPLVEGGRLTAAMASQISDGASAVLLASEQAVKDHKLTPRARIHHISARAADPVFMLTGPIPATRYALEKTGLSIDDIDTVEINEAFAPVVLAWLKEIKADPEKVNPNGGAIALGHPLGATGAKLFTTMLNELERTGGRYGLQTMCEGGGTANVTIIERL
- the kstR2 gene encoding TetR family transcriptional regulator KstR2 is translated as MTELSPPNSRRNELLELAATMFAERGLRATTVRDIADSAGILSGSLYHHFSSKEEMVDEVLRNFLEWLFARYREIIAAQSNPLERLKGLFMASFDAIEHRHAQVVIYQDEAKRLLSQPRFAYLEDLNKEQRKMWVDVLHQGIEEGYLRPDLDVDLVYRFIRDTTWVSVRWYQPGGPLTAEQVGQQYLAIVLGGITKEGS
- the ipdF gene encoding (5R,7aS)-5-hydroxy-7a-methyl-1-oxo-2,3,5,6,7,7a-hexahydro-1H-indene-carboxyl-CoA reductase, with product MTLAVAPKEVAGHGLLDGKVVIVTAAAGTGIGSATARRALAEGADVVVSDHHERRLGETRDELTALGLGRVESVLCDVTSTAQVDALIASTTARMGRFDVLVNNAGLGGQTPVVDMTDDEWDRVLNVTLTSVFRTTRAALSYFRDAGHGGVIVNNASVLGWRAQHSQSHYAAAKAGVMALTRCSAIEAVEYGVRINAVSPSIARHKFLDKTSSPELLDQLSAGEAFGRAAEPWEIAATIAFLASDYSSYLTGEVISVSSQHP